The Ignavibacteriota bacterium genome contains a region encoding:
- a CDS encoding YceH family protein produces the protein MPAIPQLTFEEARVFGCLIEKSQATPEYYPLTLNAVMNACNQKSSREPVVDFDEDTVEIALDGLREKGLVAYASGTGRALKYMHRAGHNGLGLTPAEAAAMSLILLRGPQTAGEIKARAGRQFNYPSSEFVQETLTHLASHEKNLLEEAPRRSGQKEVRYRHMFFSWPEETGTVDIPQSATEQSPRERLQRLEDRLTLAETQNKVLAERLEELAQKVEWLTRELS, from the coding sequence ATGCCCGCCATCCCGCAATTAACCTTCGAAGAAGCCCGCGTGTTCGGCTGCCTGATCGAAAAAAGTCAGGCGACACCCGAGTATTATCCGTTGACGCTGAACGCAGTGATGAATGCGTGTAATCAGAAATCGAGCCGCGAGCCGGTGGTGGATTTCGACGAGGACACTGTGGAGATCGCGCTGGACGGACTGCGGGAAAAGGGCCTCGTGGCCTATGCCAGCGGCACGGGACGCGCGCTCAAATACATGCACCGCGCGGGTCACAACGGACTCGGCCTCACCCCCGCCGAAGCGGCGGCCATGAGCCTGATACTTCTTCGCGGACCTCAGACCGCGGGCGAGATCAAGGCGCGCGCGGGGCGGCAGTTCAACTATCCCAGCAGCGAGTTTGTTCAGGAAACCCTGACACATCTGGCCTCGCACGAAAAAAATCTCCTCGAAGAGGCCCCGCGCCGCAGCGGGCAGAAGGAAGTGCGCTACCGCCACATGTTTTTCTCCTGGCCGGAAGAGACGGGTACTGTCGACATCCCGCAATCCGCCACGGAACAGTCGCCGCGTGAACGGCTTCAACGGCTCGAGGACCGGCTCACCCTCGCGGAGACGCAGAACAAAGTCCTCGCGGAGCGGCTGGAGGAACTCGCTCAAAAAGTCGAGTGGCTGACCAGAGAATTGAGCTAA